Proteins encoded within one genomic window of Aquarana catesbeiana isolate 2022-GZ linkage group LG03, ASM4218655v1, whole genome shotgun sequence:
- the GPR22 gene encoding G-protein coupled receptor 22 isoform X2 — protein MCFMFLLETNMQSEANITVRDEIDDVSTNMYRPLSYPLSFQISLTCFLMLEIVLGLGSNLTVLVLYCMKSNLINSVSNIVTMNLHVLDVIICVGCIPLTAVILLLPLESNSALICCFHEACVSFASVSTAVNVFAITLDRYDISVKPANRILTMGRAFILMTSTWIVSFLAFLIPFIEVSFFSFQSETTWENKTLLCVSSNEYHTELGMYYHLLVQIPIFFFTIIVMLITYSKILQALNIRIGTRFSTGQKKKIRKKKTISLATQHETTDVSQSSGGRNVVLGVRTSVSVIIALRRAVKRHRERRERQKRVFRMSLLIISTFLFCWTPISILNTIILCLGPSDLLVKLRLCFLVMAYGTTIFHPLLYAFTRQKFQKVLKSKMKKRVVSIVEADPMPNNAVIHNSWIEPKRSKQMTTDDNEARQKCLSPQVATG, from the coding sequence AATTTCCCTCACCTGTTTCCTCATGCTGGAAATTGTTCTGGGCCTTGGAAGTAACCTCACCGTACTGGTTCTTTACTGCATGAAATCCAACCTAATCAATTCTGTCAGCAACATTGTTACTATGAATCTCCATGTCCTTGACGTGATTATATGTGTAGGGTGTATTCCTCTGACAGCTGTGATCTTGTTGCTGCCGCTCGAGAGCAATAGTGCATTGATTTGCTGCTTCCATGAAGCCTGCGTGTCTTTTGCTAGTGTCTCCACAGCAGTCAATGTCTTTGCCATCACACTGGATCGCTATGACATCTCAGTAAAACCTGCCAATCGTATTCTAACTATGGGCCGTGCATTCATATTGATGACATCGACATGGATAGTTTCTTTCCTTGCTTTCCTGATTCCTTTTATTGAAGTTAGCTTCTTCAGCTTTCAAAGTGAAACCACCTGGGAGAACAAAACACTCTTGTGCGTCAGCAGTAATGAATACCACACAGAACTTGGGATGTATTACCACCTATTGGTGCAGATACCTATTTTCTTTTTCACAATTATTGTGATGTTAATAACATACAGCAAAATACTCCAGGCTCTTAACATTCGTATTGGCACAAGATTCTCAACAGGGCAAAAAAAGAAGATACGCAAGAAAAAAACAATTTCTCTGGCTACACAGCATGAGACCACAGATGTCTCACAAAGCAGTGGAGGCAGGAATGTGGTGCTTGGTGTAAGGACCTCTGTATCTGTGATCATTGCCCTCCGGCGAGCAGTCAAAAGGCACAGAGAAAGACGCGAAAGGCAGAAAAGAGTTTTCAGAATGTCACTATTGATTATTTCAACCTTTCTTTTTTGTTGGACGCCCATTTCCATATTGAATACAATTATTTTATGTCTGGGCCCAAGTGACCTCTTGGTAAAACTTAGACTTTGCTTTTTAGTCATGGCCTATGGAACTACCATCTTCCACCCTCTGCTATACGCATTTACAAGGCAAAAATTCCAAAAGGTTTTgaaaagcaaaatgaaaaaaagggttGTTTCAATTGTGGAAGCTGATCCGATGCCTAATAATGCTGTAATCCATAATTCATGGATAGAACCCAAGAGGAGTAAACAAATGACAACCGATGACAACGAAGCTAGGCAGAAATGTTTATCACCTCAGGTTGCCACTGGCTAG